GTCAGCGCCATCTCGCCGGCGGTGAGGGTTCCCGTCTTGTCGAACACGACGGTGGTGATCCTGCGGGTGCGCTCGAGCACGTCGACGCTCTTGATGAGGATGCCGAGGTCGGCGCCGCGTCCCGTGCCGACCATGATCGCCGTGGGGGTGGCAAGACCGAGCGCGCAGGGGCAGGCGATGATGAGCACCGCCACGCCGGCGACGAGGCCACGCAGCGGCTGCCCTGCCAGAAGCGCCCAGCCGGCGGCGGAGAGGAGCGCCACCACGATCACCGTCGGCACGAACACCGAGGCGATCCGGTCCGCGAGCCGCTGTACGGGCGCCTTGCCGCTCTGTGCCTCCTGGACGAGGCGCACGATCTGCGCGAGCGCGGTGTCGGCCCCGACGGCGGTTGCCCGCACGGTGAGCACGCCGGAGGTGTTGACGGTCGCTCCGGCGACGCGGTCGCCGACCGCCTTCTCGACCGGCACCGACTCGCCGGTGAGCATCGACTCGTCGACGGCCGACGCCCCGTCCACGACATCGCCGTCCGTGGGGACCTTCTCGCCGGGACGCACGCGCAGGAGGTCGCCGACGGCCACCTCCTCGACGGGGACGAGAACCTCCTCGTCGCCGCGGAGCAGGCGGGCCTGCTTCGCTCCCAGCTCGAGCAGCGCGCGGATCGCCTGCCCGGCCCGACCCTTTGCGCGGGCCTCGAAGTACCGCCCGAGGACGAGGAACGTGATGATCATCGCGGCGGCTTCGAAGTAGAGGAAGCCGCCGGTGAAGAGCGCCACGACCGAGTAGCCGTAGGCGGCGAGCGTGCCCATCCCGATGAGCGTGTCCATGTTGGCGGTCAGCCGGCGGGCCCGGCGCACCATCTCGGCGAGGAACGGCCAGCCGACGACGAACTGCACCGGTGTCGCGAGCACGAACTGCGTCCAGCGGGCCCACTCCGCATGCATGAGCTCCATCGGCGCGATGCCGAGATCCGGCCCCATCGCGAGGTAGAGGACGACAAGGCTCGGGGGCCAGGCGAACACGACCCGCCGCAGCCACATCCGTTGGGCGCGGTCCTCTGGGCTGTCCTCACCGGCCTCCGGCTCGGGCGTGTCCCCGACGGGTGCGAGGTTGTAACCGATCCGGTCGACGGCGGCCCGCAGCTCCTCGACGCTCGTCTCGTCAGGCGAGACCTCGACGTGCGCCCGACCCGTGGCGAAGTTCACCTCGGCTAGCTCGACGCCGCGCTGGCGGGACAGGATGCGCTGCACGCGGGCAGCGCAGGACCCGCAGGTCATCCCCTCGACGGCGAAGTCGAGCGCCTGCGTGTCCGAGCCGGTCAGGGAGGTTTCGGCCACGGTCAGGCCGGTACCTCGTAGCCCTGCTCCTCGATGACGGCGACGAGGTCGGTGCGGCTCACGGTGTCGGGGTCATAGGACACCGACACGGTGGCATCCGCGACGTCGACCGTGGCGGTCTCCACGCCGTCGAGCGGCTGGAGCGCGCCCTCGATAGCCGCCTTGCAGTGCCCGCAGTGGATCTCGGGGACGCTGATGACTTCCTGCTTCATGTTCCCTCTCCTTCGGTGGGGGTGGGTCGCAGGACCCGCCGGTCGTACTTCAGGGTCTCCATAAGCTCGTCAACGATCTCCTCGGTGCGGCCCGCACGGATGGCGTCCGCCACGCACGTCTCGAGGTGGTTGCGGAATACCGTGCGGCTGGCTGCCTCGAGGGTGCCCTGCACGGCTGCGAGCTGCTTCATGACGTCGGGGCAGTAGGCGCCGGCCTCAACCATCCGCACAACGCCGTCAAGGTGACCCCGGGCGGTCTTCAGGCGGTTGAGAACCTGATCGTGGTACTGCGCCATGGCCCAAGCCTACCCCACCCCAGGTGGGGTGCAAGTGCGGGCGGCTAGCGCCCGAAGGCGATGCCGTACGCCGTCGCCTAGACCGGCGAGCATCTACCGCGAGCGTCACCGGGGCGAGCCTCGGCCCCTTGACGGCCCGGCCGCCCATGCCATGACGATCCGGCTGCTCATCGTCGACGACCAGGATCTCGTGCGCACCGGCGTGCGGATGATCGTCGAAGCGGACGACGATCTCGTGGTCGTCGGCGAAACCCGCGACGGGGGAGAGGCGGTCGCCAATGCCCGCCGGTTGCGCCCGGCCGTCGTGCTCATGGACGTGCGCATGCCCGGCACCGACGGGTGGAGGCGACCCGCCAGCTCCCGGCGCGCGAGCGCGACGTGTTCGAGGTACTCGTCCGGGGACGCTCGAACGCCGACATCGCGGCGGAGCTCTACGTCGAGGCCTCCACGGTGAAGACCCACGTCGCGCACGCCTTGGCCAAGCTCGGCCTGCCCGACCGCGTCTCGGCGGTGATCTACGCCTACGAAACGGGCCTCCTCGTGCCGGGCAGGAGCTGATCCGGAGGCCCCCGCGAGTCGCATTCGCGCGGCCGGCGGGCTACCCTTGCGCTCGCGCCGGGATAGCTCAGTCGGCAGAGCGATTCACTCGTAATGAATAGGTCCGGGGTTCGATTCCCCGTCCCGGCTCAAAGCCTGTAGCAGCGGGGGTTTCCGCCCCTCGACGGCAAGGGAGCTTGTAGCAGCGCTTCAGTTCATACGCCCTCCGGTCGTCGGGTCACCCAGGGAGTTGCACCCCGAGCGGCCGGAATGTGACATCGGCCTCGCCCCAGGTTCTCGTGGCCCAGGAACTTCACGCCGAGGGCCGGAGTGGCAATCGTCGCTCACCCAGCGCTTCGGCCGGGGGTGCTGGTTGCCCCGGCGCAGCCGCGTGCCGGCTGGCCACACCACGGTGCGCAGGCCGCGACCGGGTGTGGGCCGACACCGGACAGTCCGGCTGGCCGCACGGGACGCGCCGGTCACTCCTGGAACATGCCGGCCACGGCGCGGCGGATACCATCGACGTCGCCGGCCCGCAGCCGCTGCGCGGGCGACGCACCGTCCAGCCAGGTGTCGGGCGTCTCCAGCCAGTGCCACACCGCCCAGCCGTCCATGCCGTGCGCCACCAGCCGACCGACGATCTCGGCGACCTGGTCGTCAAGGGCGAACCCCGTGGTCGAGTTGGAGCGCGGGGACGAGGAACAGCCCATCGTGGGTCACGGTCACCAGCCGCCCGGCGTTGCGGTGCCGGCGATCAGCGGCGGACGGTGACTGGATCCCTGCCGGTCGCGGCGGCGATCTGATCGACGGTCACCGCGGTGGCGGAGGTCAACAGCCCGGCGTGAGCTGCATTGACCAGCCGGGCGTTCTCGACCGCGGCATGGTCCAGGACGGGCACCACCACCTGGGGCTGCACGAACTCGACCGTGGCCACTCCGCCAGTGTCCCCAGCGTGTCAACGAGATCGGCCCATCCCCCTCGGCCAGGCAAGTGGTGGCTGCTGCGGTGGCCGTCGGCTCGGGCCATGGCGGCGATTCAGGAGAACCGGCTATGGGCCGACATCACGCTCGCTGGAGTCACCTGCACGGCCCTACCTCCTCGTAAGTTGGCGAGTGATCCACCCTGGATTCGGGCTCAGTTCGGAGGTGCGAAGAACTCGAGAGCGATGCCGTCGGGGTCTTTGAAGCTGAGGCCTGAGCCGTAGTCAGCATCGATGATGCCACCGTGGGGGATGTCGAGGTTGTCGAGATGGGTCTGCCATGAGGTGAGGGCTGTCCGGTCGGGGCATGCGAAGGCGATGTGGTCGAGGCCGGGGCGGAGTTCGGTGAACGTGGCGTCTGTGTCGGTTTTGGGGTGTTGGTGGAGGCCGAGGAGGGTGCCGCCCATCATGAACACGGTGTGGTGGAAACCGGCATCGGTGGGTTCGTCGAGCACGGGGTCGGCGCCGGTGAGGCGCTGGTACCAGGGGCGGCTCACGGCCAGATCCTTGACGGTCACGGCGACGTGTCCGATCGGGGGGAAGTCAGTCATCGTTGTCTCCTTTTGTGTGGACGGTGAGTGCGAGAATGTCGGGTCGGGCGTAGTGCCCGATGGGGTCGAAGGCTCGGCGCCCCGCGGCGATCCGTGTGAGGTCCAGGGCCGCCGTCAAGGTCTTCGTGGCGCCGGTTACTGGTCCTTCGAGGATCTCTCCGCCGGGGGCGACGATGGTGGTGTTGCCGCGGGACAGGAAGTCTTCTTCGCCGCCGTAGATGTCGTCGGCGCCAGGGAGGTCGCGGGGTATGTCGCAGCCACGGAGGTAGGCGGTGACGCCGACGACGAAGACCTGGCCTTCCTTGGCGACATGTCTCAGCGTTGGGACCCATACATCGGTGTTGTCCCAGGTGGGGGCCAGCACGATGTCGACGCCCTTCTGGTAGAGGGCGGCCCGGGCGAGGGGCATGTAGGCCTCCCAACAGATCAGGGATCCGACCTTTACCCCACCGATATCGACGACGGTCAGCAGGGGTCCATGCCCGTTCGCCCAGATAAGCCGTTCGGCGCCGGTCGGCACGAGCTTGCGATGGAGACCCGCGATCGTGCCGGCGCTGTCGATGTAGACGACGGCGTTGTAGAGGGTGCCTGAGGCGCTCCGCTCGGTGATGCCCAGTGCGACCCACACGCCGGCGGCTTCGGCTGCGGTGCGGGCCGTGTCGAGTGCGGGCCCGGAGACGTCGACGGCCTGGTGCAGGAACCGGGCGTACCAGTCCTTGTCGCACCATGGGTTCTGGCGCCAGACCCAGTCGGGGTACCCGGGGACGAAGGATTCGGCGAACACAACGAGATCGGCGCCGTCCGCGCCGGCTTGGGCGATGTGGTCGGCGACGATGTCCAAGGTGGCGTCGCGGTCGAGGTAGGCGGGGGTGGCCTGCACGGCAGCGACACGGAACTCTCTCCCGAGGTTCATCGGGTGGCCACCGTGTGCTGATCGGCACGGGAGATCATCTGGTCGCCTTTCCGGTTGCGAGGTGTCATCCTTGAGGCGCTAGTCGCGGCCGCTTTCCGCCAGATTCCATCTGGCGATTTCCGGCTCGGCAGGAGACGTGCAGTGGCGGACGCGGGACAGACCGGGATCGTCGGGCGGGTGGGACCGCTGCGACGCCTTGGCGAGGCGATGTCTGCGTCGGCGCAAGGTCGTCGCGCGGCGATCCTGGTGAGCGGCGAGGCCGGGATCGGCAAGACCTCCCTGGTACGAGCTGCGATCGACATGTCCGCAGGTGACGCGATCGTCGGCTGGGGCACGGGATGGCAGGGCGGCGGCGCACCCGGGTTCTGGCCCTGGATGCAGGCGTTCGGCGACCTCGTCCGGACCGTCGGGACAGATGCCGCCCGTGAGGCCGCCGGTTACGACCATGGCGCGCTCTCGGTGCTGGTCCGGGAGTTCGGCGCGGCGGAGGCAACCAACGATCTCGGCCAAGACCGGCTGCTGCTGCTCGATGCGGCTGTTCGTTGGCTCGAGGCTCTGGCGCAGGACCGCCACGTCGTCCTGGTGCTCGACGATCTGCAGTGGGCCGACACCTCCACGTTCGACCTACTCGACCATGTGGTCGCCGCACCCGTGACCGCCCGCCTGCTCCTGATCGGCGCCTACCGGCACGACGAACTCGGCCATCACGACCGGGCGAGGGTGGCCACGCTCGCCTCCCACGCCGAGCATGTCCACCTCGACGGCTTGACGCTCGGAGAGGTCGAGGAGCTCGTGGAAGCGATGGGCGACCCGGCGACGGCGAGCACGCGCGCGTCCGAGCTGCATCGACGGACCGGGGGCCATCCGCTGTTCGTGAGCGAGCTCGCCAGGTTGTCCAAGGGCAGTCGGGCATGCCCTCTGCCCACCGTGGTGACCGGTGC
The Egibacteraceae bacterium DNA segment above includes these coding regions:
- a CDS encoding heavy metal translocating P-type ATPase: MAETSLTGSDTQALDFAVEGMTCGSCAARVQRILSRQRGVELAEVNFATGRAHVEVSPDETSVEELRAAVDRIGYNLAPVGDTPEPEAGEDSPEDRAQRMWLRRVVFAWPPSLVVLYLAMGPDLGIAPMELMHAEWARWTQFVLATPVQFVVGWPFLAEMVRRARRLTANMDTLIGMGTLAAYGYSVVALFTGGFLYFEAAAMIITFLVLGRYFEARAKGRAGQAIRALLELGAKQARLLRGDEEVLVPVEEVAVGDLLRVRPGEKVPTDGDVVDGASAVDESMLTGESVPVEKAVGDRVAGATVNTSGVLTVRATAVGADTALAQIVRLVQEAQSGKAPVQRLADRIASVFVPTVIVVALLSAAGWALLAGQPLRGLVAGVAVLIIACPCALGLATPTAIMVGTGRGADLGILIKSVDVLERTRRITTVVFDKTGTLTAGEMALTDIVTAPGTAEDELLRRTGAVEADSEHPIGQAVADSARARFGTLPPARSFAAVPGRGVHADVDGTTVWVGRRKLLAEAGLLLPGELDAAAERLENEAKTAVFAGWDGEVRGVLAVADTLKEGAVDVVARLHAMGLGVAMITGDNARTADAMAGAAGFDFERGDRVLADVLPADKKSEIERLQAQGENVAMVGDGVNDAPALVQADLGIAIGTGTDVAIESSDLTLLRGDLAGVVTAMELSRRTYRTILQNLFWAFGYNVAAIPLAAAGLLNPMIAGAAMAFSSVSVVTNSLRLRRFGR
- a CDS encoding cation transporter is translated as MKQEVISVPEIHCGHCKAAIEGALQPLDGVETATVDVADATVSVSYDPDTVSRTDLVAVIEEQGYEVPA
- a CDS encoding metal-sensitive transcriptional regulator encodes the protein MAQYHDQVLNRLKTARGHLDGVVRMVEAGAYCPDVMKQLAAVQGTLEAASRTVFRNHLETCVADAIRAGRTEEIVDELMETLKYDRRVLRPTPTEGEGT
- a CDS encoding LuxR C-terminal-related transcriptional regulator, with translation MEATRQLPARERDVFEVLVRGRSNADIAAELYVEASTVKTHVAHALAKLGLPDRVSAVIYAYETGLLVPGRS
- a CDS encoding VOC family protein, which produces MTDFPPIGHVAVTVKDLAVSRPWYQRLTGADPVLDEPTDAGFHHTVFMMGGTLLGLHQHPKTDTDATFTELRPGLDHIAFACPDRTALTSWQTHLDNLDIPHGGIIDADYGSGLSFKDPDGIALEFFAPPN
- a CDS encoding carbon-nitrogen hydrolase family protein, with translation MNLGREFRVAAVQATPAYLDRDATLDIVADHIAQAGADGADLVVFAESFVPGYPDWVWRQNPWCDKDWYARFLHQAVDVSGPALDTARTAAEAAGVWVALGITERSASGTLYNAVVYIDSAGTIAGLHRKLVPTGAERLIWANGHGPLLTVVDIGGVKVGSLICWEAYMPLARAALYQKGVDIVLAPTWDNTDVWVPTLRHVAKEGQVFVVGVTAYLRGCDIPRDLPGADDIYGGEEDFLSRGNTTIVAPGGEILEGPVTGATKTLTAALDLTRIAAGRRAFDPIGHYARPDILALTVHTKGDNDD